DNA sequence from the Paenibacillus azoreducens genome:
TGAAAGGTCGAAGCCGGAGTCAAATCGAGAATTTCGCCTTTTGGCAATGAAAGATGGGTCACATCATCCACAATCCCGATCGTAAAGCGCGGTTTCATTTCATTGACCGGCAGCAATAAGTGATCATAGATCGCTACGATTTGATCAGGCGTTACATCTTTAGAAGCAATCCCGTAGCGACCGCCAATCACGATTGGACGATTCACCTGGCGATAAAGCACGCTTTGCACATCCAACAATAACGGTTCTCCATCGGAGCCAGGTTCTTTCGTACGATCCAAAACAGCAATCCGTTCTACCGTTTCCGGTAATTTGTCCAAGAGATCATCCGCTGGAAAAGGACGATACAAGTGAATATTGATATGTCCCACTTTACGCCCTCGTTGATTTAGATAATCTACCGTTTGGCGAATCGTTGGTGTAGCTGAGCCCATAGAAACAATCACTTCGGTGGCATCCGGCGCCCCATAGTAAGTGGTCAAATCATAATTAGTGCCCCGCAAGTCATTGATCTTACCCATATATTTTTTCACAATGGCCGGCAAGCGATCGTAAAATTGGTTGACGGTTTCTCGGGACTGGAAATAAATATCCGGATTTTGTGCCGTCCCGGAAACATGAGGATGATTAGGATTCATAGCACGGCTTCTAAAATGCTCCAGCGCTTCCCAATTCATCATTTCTTTAAGATCAGCGTAGTCAATCACTTCAATTTTTTGCAGCTCATGACTGGTTCTAAAGCCATCAAAGAAGTTCACAAAAGGAAGGCTGCCTTCAATGCTGGCTAAGTGGGCAACGGCTGACAAGTCCATGACTTCTTGCACGCTGCCTTCGGATAACATGGCAAAGCCTGTTTGCCGGGTTGACATGACGTCGCTATGGTCGCCGAAAATACTTAAAGCATTGGTGGCAACTGCACGAGCCGTTACATGGAAAACGCTTGGCAATAATTCCCCGGCGATTTTATACATATTCGGAATCATCAGAAGCAAGCCTTGCGAAGCTGTATAAGTCGTAGTTAAGGCACCTGTCTTCAAAGAGCCATGCACGGCTCCCGCGGCCCCGGCTTCCGATTGCATTTCCACAACCTTCACGGTTTCGTCAAAAATATTTTTTTGACCAAGCACTGCCCATTCGTCTACCATTTCAGCCATGGTAGAACTTGGTGTAATCGGATAGATTGCGGCAACTTCCGTAAAAGCATAGGATATATAAGCAGCGGCTGTATTACCATCCATTGTTTTTGTTTTTTTCATCATATCGCTTCCTTTTCTAAAGCTTAACTACGCCTCTTTGGCAGTCACGTACTGATCAATTTCTTTGGCGGCCAATTTTCCAGCCCCCATGGCCAAAATAACGGTAGCTGCTCCTGTAACAATATCCCCGCCGGCGAAAATTCCAGGTACATTCGTAGCACAGGTTTCTTCATCGGCATCAATATAGCCCCATTTATTCACGGCTAATTCCGGGAAGGTGGCCAGCAGGACCTTGTTGGAACCTTGACCAATAGCTTCGATGGCGACGTCGGCTTCAATGACAAACTCACTGCCGGGGATGGTAACCGGACGTCTGCGGCCTGAGGCATCCGGTTCGCCCAATTCCATCTTGACGCATTGAACGCCTGCCAACTTCCCCGTTCCATCATCTAAATATGCCACGGGATTCGTAAGCCAACTGTATTCAATGCCTTCTTCTACTGAGTGATGGTATTCCTCCACCCGGGCTGGCAGTTCTTCCACGGAACGGCGATAAATCACCGTCACTTGACTGGCGCCCATCCGCTTGGCAGACCGCGCCGCATCCATTGCCACGTTACCTCCGCCGATGACCGCGACTTTTGCCGCTTTTTGGACTGGGGTATCATAAGTCGGGAATTGGTAGCCATGCATCAGATTAATGCGGGTTAAGTACTCACTAGAAGAATACACCCCGTTTAAAGCAGACCCTGGAATCCCCATGAAATGTGGCGCGCCAGCTCCTACCGCAATGTAACAAGCATCAAAATCCCTTTGAATTTCTTCAATCGTAATGGTTTTTCCCACCACTACATTGGTTTCAATGGTTACACCGAGAGCTTCAATGCGTTCGATTTCTTTCGCTACAATCCGTTTAGGCAAACGGAATTCCGGAATCCCGTAAGTCAGCACGCCGCCAGCCGTGTGCAATGCTTCAAAAATCACCACCTTATATCCTAATTTCGCCAAGTCCCCTGCAGCGGTTAAACCGGACGGGCCGGAACCAACGATGGCTACCTTGCCTTTATGAAAGGTTCGTTCCACTTTTTCAACGGGCTGCTCTAAAGCCCAGTCCGCCACCAAACGTTCCAGTTTGCCGATGGCCACGGGTTCAAATTTCTTCGATTGGCCAAGGCGGCAAACCATTTCGCATTGTTTTTCTTGCGGACAAACCCGGCCGCAGATGGCTGGCAAATTGGAATAACGACTAATAATTTCATAGGCTTTTTGTATATTTTCTTCTTTGATCGCCTTTATAAATCCGGGAATACCAATCATCACCGGACATTTTAAAATACACGGGGCATCCTTGCACTGCAAGCAGCGGGAGGCTTCCAATATTCCAGATTCCAGATCATATCCTAAGGCCACTTCTTCAAAGTTATTCCACCGGATTTCCGGCGCCTGTTCCGGCATCGGTGTTTTGTTGTAGCTTCTTTTCACCAAAGGGGTTCACCTGCCTTATGTAGGCTTCATAGGAGTCCGTTTCTTCCCGGCTGTATTGTTTCATCCGCTGAATAAATTCCTCCCAATTGACTTCAGTTCCCAAAAATTCCGGACCATCCACGCAAGCAAATTTGACCGAATCCGCTAC
Encoded proteins:
- the gltA gene encoding NADPH-dependent glutamate synthase; translation: MKRSYNKTPMPEQAPEIRWNNFEEVALGYDLESGILEASRCLQCKDAPCILKCPVMIGIPGFIKAIKEENIQKAYEIISRYSNLPAICGRVCPQEKQCEMVCRLGQSKKFEPVAIGKLERLVADWALEQPVEKVERTFHKGKVAIVGSGPSGLTAAGDLAKLGYKVVIFEALHTAGGVLTYGIPEFRLPKRIVAKEIERIEALGVTIETNVVVGKTITIEEIQRDFDACYIAVGAGAPHFMGIPGSALNGVYSSSEYLTRINLMHGYQFPTYDTPVQKAAKVAVIGGGNVAMDAARSAKRMGASQVTVIYRRSVEELPARVEEYHHSVEEGIEYSWLTNPVAYLDDGTGKLAGVQCVKMELGEPDASGRRRPVTIPGSEFVIEADVAIEAIGQGSNKVLLATFPELAVNKWGYIDADEETCATNVPGIFAGGDIVTGAATVILAMGAGKLAAKEIDQYVTAKEA